The DNA sequence AGCTCCAGAAGGAGCTAAAGGAAACCATAACAGGTGAAGACCTAAGGGAAGGGCTTGTGGCGGTCATATCTTGCAAAGTGCCAGAGCCTCAGTTTGAAGGACAAACAAAGACAAAACTTGGAAACCAAAATGTAAAGAATATAGTGGAGTCCATAACCTACGAATACCTCTCAGAATACTTTGACAAACACAGAGACATATTTAGGCTTATAGTAGAAAAGGCAGTAGAGGCTGCACTGGCAAGAGAGGCAGCTAAGAAGGCAAAGGAGTTAGTGCGTAGAAAGTCTCCTCTTGAGGACTCTTCTCTCCCGGGTAAGTTGGCGGACTGCTCAGAAAAAGACCCAAGCAAGTGCGAGATATTTATAGTAGAGGGTGAGTCCGCAGGAGGTTCTGCCAAGCAGGGAAGAGACAGGAGGACTCAAGCAATCCTGCCTCTTAGGGGTAAAATACTCAACGTGGAGAAGGCAAGGCTTGACAAGGTCTTTGCTAACGAAGAGATAAAGACCATAGTTAGCTCTCTTGGTTGTGGTATAGGTGAGGACTTAGACCTTTCAAAGCTCAGGTATCACAAAATAATCCTAATGACGGATGCGGACGTGGACGGCTCACATATAAGGACTCTACTTCTTACCTTTTTCTACAGGTATATGCCAAAGTTAATAGAAGCAGGGCATCTCTACATAGCACAGCCACCACTTTACAGGATAAAGAAGGGTAAAAGGGTTGAGTATGTAAAGGATGACAGAGAGCTTGAAAGCATTCTCCTCAAAACCCTTGAAGAAGAGGCAGTTCTCATAGACCAAGGTGGGACAGAATACAGAGGAGAAAGCCTCTTACAGGTCCTAAAGCAAGTAAAGGAAATTGAAGAAGGCTATAAAGCTATGGTAAGGCTAAAGGGAGAAGCAGTCCTCAAGGCTCTTCTCGTTGCAGGCATTACAGAAGAAGTCCTAAGGGATTCTTCTCTTCTTGGCGAAAAGATAAAGGAGCTTGAGAAACTACTTCCCGACATGGCTATAGATACCCACTACGATAGGCTTGAGGATGCCTATGAGATAGTTTTCAAAGATAAGATGACTAATAGAAAGGTTATGGTGGATGTGGACTTTCTCTCTTCACTCTCCTACAAGTCTCTTCTTGAGGGTTCAAAGGTGAGGTTTCCTGTGAAAATAGTCTACGAAAAGAAGTCTGTGGAGGTGGAAAGCCCACAGGACCTATACTCAAAGGCTATGGAGTTGGTAAAGGAGTCCTTTGAAATACAAAGATACAAGGGTCTTGGGGAGATGAACCCAGAACAGCTCTGGGAAACCACCATGAACCCTGCCACAAGAAGACTTCTTAGAGTTACCATAGAGGATGCAGCAGAGGCAGACAGGATATTCTCCATACTCATGGGAGAAGATGTAGAGCAAAGAAGAGAGTTTATAGAGACTTACGCAAGAGAGGTGAGAAACCTTGACATTTAAGAGGATAGTGGTAGGAATTGACGGCTCAAAACCCGGCTGGACCGCAAAGGACTATGCCTTTGAGCTTGGAGAAAAGCTTCAAGTTCCTGTGGTGGGAGTTCACATAATAGACAACAGACTGCTTGAGGAGAGCTTTTTAGAGGACTTGGCGGGAGTGCTTGGCTTTACCTACTATCTTGGCATATCTCAGAAGGTAAAAGATTTTTTGGAGGAGCAGGCTAACACCCTTATAGAGGAGTTTCTCGCAGAGGGTAGACAAAGGGGCGTAAAGGTTTCCTCCTTTCAAACCATAGGCATACCTTACGAGGAGCTTGTCAAACAGGCAGACCCAGAGGACCTACTAATCATTGGAAGAAGAGGAAGGCGTCCCATAAAGGGCTTTCTCCTTAGCTCCACCGCAGAGGTGGTTTCAAGAAGGAGCAAGTCTCCAGTTATGCTCGTCCCCGAAGAGAAAAGACCTGTAAGAAATATATGCGTTGCCTACGATGGAGGAGACATTTCAAAAAAAGCCCTTGAGCTTGCAAAGGAACTCTCTAAGCTCTATGATGCCAGGCTTTACGCACTTTATGTGGGTGATACACCCCCAGAAAGACCTGAAGGTGTTGAGTTAGAGGTCTTGCAAGGCATACCAGAGGAAAGGATAGTGAGCCATTGCAACGAGGGAGATGTGGACCTACTGCTTATGGGAGCCTATTCAAAGGGGAAAGTGAGAGAGCTATTTCTTGGAAGTATAACAAGCTTTGTCCTGCACCATATAAACATACCTCTTCTTTTGGTGAAGTAAGATGGGAAAGCTCTATGTGGTTGCCACTCCCATAGGAAACTTGAAGGACATTACCCTAAGAGCCCTTGAGGTGCTCCAAAGCGTTAACTTCATAGCCTGCGAAGATACGCGCAGAACTTCGATACTTCTTAACCACTACAACATAAAGGACAAAAAACTCATATCCTACTACGAGCCAAAGGAAAGTGTGCAAGTGCCAAAGGTTCTAAAGCTCCTTGAAAAGGAAGACGTTGCCCTTGTGTCAGACTCTGGCATGCCCTCCATCTCAGACCCGGGATACAAACTAATAAGAGCATGTGTGGAAAAGGGTATACCAGTAGAGGTAATCCCTGGACCCAGTGCGGTCCTTACTGCCCTTGTAGGTTCTGGTCTTCCAACAGACAGGTTTACCTTTGTAGGCTTCCTGCCAAGGAAAGGGCTTGAAAAGTTCTTTGAGGAGCTAAAGGTTTACAAGGATAGCACCATAATAGCCTTTGAATCACCCAACAGAGTGGTAAAAAGTCTACAGGTTATGGAGAAGGTATATGGCTCGGAAGTTCCTCTTTGTGTGGCACGTGAGCTTACAAAGATACACGAGGAGTATATAAGGGGCAAGCTCTCTGAGGTCCTAAAGGATTTGGAAAGTAGGGGAGAGGTAAAAGGAGAAATTGTATTGATATGGAGGTTGCCATGATAGACCCACTTCTCCTTGAAAGGTGGGACAAGGAATACTTTTGGCATCCCTTTACACAGATGAAGGTCTACAGAGAGGAAGAAAACCTCATCTTTGAAAGGGGAGAGGGTGTGTATCTTTATGATATAAAGGGTAGAAGGTTCATAGATGCCATATCCTCCCTATGGTGCAACGTGCACGGACACAACCATCCAAAGCTAAACAAGGCGTTAATTGACCAACTTCAGAAGGTGGCACACACCACAACACTTGGAAGCTCCAACGTGCCAGCTATCCTCTTGGCTAAAAGGCTCGTGGAAATAGCACCAAAGGGGCTTACAAAGGTCTTTTATTCGGAGGATGGTGCGGAAGCGGTGGAAATTGCCATAAAGCTGGCATACCAATACTGGAGGAATAAGGGAGAGAAAAGAAAAGCCTTTATTACCCTATCAGAAGCCTATCACGGAGACACTCTGGGTGCGGTTAGTCTTGGGGGCATAGACCTCTTTCATGGAACATACAAAGACTTACTTTTTGAAAGCATTAAACTTCCATCACCCTACCTCTTTTGCAAAGAAAAATACGGAAGGCTTTGCGATGAGTGTAAGCAAGAGCTTTTGAATATGCTTGAGGAAATACTCAAGAGCAGAGAAGATATAGTGGCGGTGAGCTTGGAAGCAGGCATTCAAGGTGCAGCGGGCATGCTACCCTTTCCAAGAGGCTTTCTAAGAGGTGTTAGAGAGCTCACAAGGAAATACAACACTTTACTTATA is a window from the Aquificaceae bacterium genome containing:
- the rsmI gene encoding 16S rRNA (cytidine(1402)-2'-O)-methyltransferase, which gives rise to MGKLYVVATPIGNLKDITLRALEVLQSVNFIACEDTRRTSILLNHYNIKDKKLISYYEPKESVQVPKVLKLLEKEDVALVSDSGMPSISDPGYKLIRACVEKGIPVEVIPGPSAVLTALVGSGLPTDRFTFVGFLPRKGLEKFFEELKVYKDSTIIAFESPNRVVKSLQVMEKVYGSEVPLCVARELTKIHEEYIRGKLSEVLKDLESRGEVKGEIVLIWRLP
- a CDS encoding universal stress protein, whose translation is MTFKRIVVGIDGSKPGWTAKDYAFELGEKLQVPVVGVHIIDNRLLEESFLEDLAGVLGFTYYLGISQKVKDFLEEQANTLIEEFLAEGRQRGVKVSSFQTIGIPYEELVKQADPEDLLIIGRRGRRPIKGFLLSSTAEVVSRRSKSPVMLVPEEKRPVRNICVAYDGGDISKKALELAKELSKLYDARLYALYVGDTPPERPEGVELEVLQGIPEERIVSHCNEGDVDLLLMGAYSKGKVRELFLGSITSFVLHHINIPLLLVK
- the gyrB gene encoding DNA topoisomerase (ATP-hydrolyzing) subunit B, with product MRKKREEDLQTDYKATDIKAVTGLEHVRLRPSMYIGDIGERGLHHLIWEILDNAVDEHMAGYASHITLIIHADGSIAVEDDGRGIPVDIHPDTGLPAVQMVFTMLGAGGKFDKKVYRYSGGLHGVGASVVNALSEWLMVEVYRDGKIYRQEYRRGESLYEVKVVGNTTKRGTKVVFKPDPEIFETTKIKFDIVERRIRELAYLNPECTFRLVDERSGKDLTYKFDKGIEDLVKFLCGGKEQLFDQVIRIRGEKDGVDVDIAFTYTKDYRESVETFVNNIKTLEGGTHLTGFRSGLTKAVMKVLPNIKLQKELKETITGEDLREGLVAVISCKVPEPQFEGQTKTKLGNQNVKNIVESITYEYLSEYFDKHRDIFRLIVEKAVEAALAREAAKKAKELVRRKSPLEDSSLPGKLADCSEKDPSKCEIFIVEGESAGGSAKQGRDRRTQAILPLRGKILNVEKARLDKVFANEEIKTIVSSLGCGIGEDLDLSKLRYHKIILMTDADVDGSHIRTLLLTFFYRYMPKLIEAGHLYIAQPPLYRIKKGKRVEYVKDDRELESILLKTLEEEAVLIDQGGTEYRGESLLQVLKQVKEIEEGYKAMVRLKGEAVLKALLVAGITEEVLRDSSLLGEKIKELEKLLPDMAIDTHYDRLEDAYEIVFKDKMTNRKVMVDVDFLSSLSYKSLLEGSKVRFPVKIVYEKKSVEVESPQDLYSKAMELVKESFEIQRYKGLGEMNPEQLWETTMNPATRRLLRVTIEDAAEADRIFSILMGEDVEQRREFIETYAREVRNLDI
- the bioA gene encoding adenosylmethionine--8-amino-7-oxononanoate transaminase; translation: MIDPLLLERWDKEYFWHPFTQMKVYREEENLIFERGEGVYLYDIKGRRFIDAISSLWCNVHGHNHPKLNKALIDQLQKVAHTTTLGSSNVPAILLAKRLVEIAPKGLTKVFYSEDGAEAVEIAIKLAYQYWRNKGEKRKAFITLSEAYHGDTLGAVSLGGIDLFHGTYKDLLFESIKLPSPYLFCKEKYGRLCDECKQELLNMLEEILKSREDIVAVSLEAGIQGAAGMLPFPRGFLRGVRELTRKYNTLLIVDEVATGFGRTGTMFYCEQEEVSPDFMCLGKGITGGYLPLAATLTTEEVFNAFLGEFGELKHFYHGHTYTGNNLACAVALANLEVFEEEKTLEKLQPKIEHLRKRLEEFWELKHVGDVRQLGFMAGIELVKDKKTGEKFPYGERTGFKVAYKCRERGVFLRPLGDVMVLMMPLVISIEEMDHVLDTLKWA